The following are encoded in a window of Narcine bancroftii isolate sNarBan1 chromosome 2, sNarBan1.hap1, whole genome shotgun sequence genomic DNA:
- the colec12 gene encoding collectin-12 isoform X2, giving the protein MGYKRFGIQEGPQCNRCRNNWALKFSILLLYVLCAMLTITVAILGYKVVQRMDMVTEGMETSQKSYTEKLTAVETDLRKLDNKSGMKDQSTTSELSKFKTDIQFLQNQLNDIADNASRNKAALDKLHVTELSMTTSQNSLKNMFDGNSKSIRAINQTLLTYSRYINNLEQNTGKLQKDIQRQTKSQSSTVINLSQINQTQIRQRDLFSSLQKSVDDTSQAIQKVRNSWQALQQTVLQAQKDTDWLKDKLQYLQLQTINNSILVTGNNETLEDMRNQLNSLSSQMENISFMANVHEESLKDLHQYQKAHENKTAANFKQLEIRMDINERDIGTIIGNISWTVQHLRTLTNNLNGIKTTCTNTLSQHEDKLAILTTNMDNVRMDSSLIKAQQSLMKTKLDIEIGNLSMIMEEMKLVDTKHAQLIQNFTILQGPPGARGPKGDRGVQGSPGNRGPKGQKGDLGKQGLPGSIGPKGSRGAPGSKGEKGSQGYRGPPGTRGQNGSNGRPGTPGAKGRAGPPGLDGKVGPPGSRGEQGQPGPPGNKGPPGPPGPPGPAGPPGPPRATRSMSPIGQLSHPFGLVGQRNLPSTVIPKSNGCPPYWRKFKSKCYYFSTDPVEFEEGNNLCKIMSSNMIIINNQEEQQWVRKQINGINYYWIGLSDMVEHNVWRWVDGTVAQYTNWKQGQPDNWQEGRQTEDCAGLTSNALWNDFFCTDTYHVICEKSVDKDYLSG; this is encoded by the exons TTGTACAGAGAATGGACATGGTGACTGAAGGAATGGAAACATCACAAAAAAGTTACACAGAAAAACTAACTGCCGTTGAGACTGACCTGAGAAAATTAG ATAACAAGTCTGGTATGAAAGATCAAAGTACCACTTCTGAGCTGTCCAAGTTCAAAACTGATATTCAATTCCTTCAGAATCAGCTTAATGACATTGCAGACAACGCCTCCAGAAACAAAGCTGCACTAGACAAATTACATGTGACTGAATTATCAATGACAACCAGCCAAAACTCCCTCAAAAACATGTTTGATGGCAACTCAAAATCCATCAGAGCCATCAACCAAACTTTATTGACCTACAGTAGATACATCAACAACCTGGAACAAAATACTGGTAAGCTGCAAAAGGACATACAACGACAGACCAAGTCTCAGAGCAGTACAGTAATTAATCTCAGTCAAATAAATCAGACGCAGATTCGACAAAGGGACTTGTTCAGTTCGCTGCAGAAATCTGTTGATGATACCAGTCAGGCAATTCAAAAGGTAAGGAATAGTTGGCAGGCTCTCCAGCAGACAGTGTTGCAAGCACAAAAAGATACTGACTGGTTAAAAGATAAGTTACAATACTTGCAGCTTCAAACAATTAACAACTCTATCCTGGTGACTGGTAATAATGAAACTTTGGAAGATATGAGAAATCAATTGAATTCTCTCAGTAGCCAAATGGAAAATATTAGCTTTATGGCTAATGTTCATGAAGAGAGTCTCAAGGATCTACATCAATATCAAAAAGCCCATGAAAACAAAACAGCTGCTAATTTTAAACAACTTGAAATACGCATGGATATCAATGAAAGAGACATTGGAACTATCATTGGTAATATCAGTTGGACTGTACAGCATCTTCGGACCCTGACAAACAACTTGAATGGGATTAAAACTACTTGTACCAATACATTGAGTCAGCATGAAGACAAGCTAGCCATCCTGACAACCAACATGGACAATGTACGCATGGATAGCTCGCTTATCAAAGCACAGCAAAGTCTGATGAAAACAAAGTTAGACATTGAGATTGGCAACTTATCCATGATAatggaagaaatgaaacttgtggatacaAAACATGCTCAGCTGATTCAAAACTTCACGATTCTTCAAG GTCCTCCTGGTGCAAGAGGTCCCAAAGGTGACAGAGGAGTACAAGGATCACCTGGCAATAGAGGACCAAAAGGACAAAAAGGTGACCTTGGAAAACAAGGACTTCCTGGATCAATTGGTCCAAAAGGTTCACGAGGTGCTCCAGGGAGTAAAGGGGAAAAGGGCAGTCAAGGATATAGAGGGCCTCCTGGCACGAGAGGTCAAAATGGGTCAAATGGAAGACCTGGTACACCTGGAGCCAAAGGGAGAGCCGGACCACCTGGTCTAGATGGCAAAGTGGGTCCTCCAGGATCACGGGGAGAACAAGGTCAACCAGGTCCTCCAGGAAATAAGGGCCCACCAGGACCACCAGGACCACCAGGGCCAGCAGGTCCACCAGGACCACCAAGGGCAACAAGATCAATGAGCCCTATTGGTCAATTAAGCCATCCCTTTGGCCTTGTGGGACAAAGAAATCTGCCTTCAACAGTCATTCCAAAATCAAATG gTTGTCCACCTTATTGGAGGAAGTTTAAGAGTAAATGTTATTATTTCTCCACTGATCCAGTTGAATTCGAAGAAGGAAATAATCTATGTAAAATTATGTCATCCAACATGATCATAATTAATAACCAAGAAGAACAG CAATGGGTGAGAAAGCAAATTAATGGAATAAATTACTACTGGATTGGGCTCTCAGATATGGTTGAGCATAATGTATGGAGATGGGTGGATGGAACTGTTGCACAATACAC AAACTGGAAACAAGGGCAGCCTGATAACTGGCAGGAAGGCAGACAAACAGAGGATTGTGCTGGTCTTACATCTAATGCATTATGGAATGACTTCTTCTGCACAGACACCTATCATGTGATTTGTGAGAAAAGTGTTGACAAAG ATTATCTTTCCGGGTGA
- the colec12 gene encoding collectin-12 isoform X1: MKDDYSEEEEVHSMGYKRFGIQEGPQCNRCRNNWALKFSILLLYVLCAMLTITVAILGYKVVQRMDMVTEGMETSQKSYTEKLTAVETDLRKLDNKSGMKDQSTTSELSKFKTDIQFLQNQLNDIADNASRNKAALDKLHVTELSMTTSQNSLKNMFDGNSKSIRAINQTLLTYSRYINNLEQNTGKLQKDIQRQTKSQSSTVINLSQINQTQIRQRDLFSSLQKSVDDTSQAIQKVRNSWQALQQTVLQAQKDTDWLKDKLQYLQLQTINNSILVTGNNETLEDMRNQLNSLSSQMENISFMANVHEESLKDLHQYQKAHENKTAANFKQLEIRMDINERDIGTIIGNISWTVQHLRTLTNNLNGIKTTCTNTLSQHEDKLAILTTNMDNVRMDSSLIKAQQSLMKTKLDIEIGNLSMIMEEMKLVDTKHAQLIQNFTILQGPPGARGPKGDRGVQGSPGNRGPKGQKGDLGKQGLPGSIGPKGSRGAPGSKGEKGSQGYRGPPGTRGQNGSNGRPGTPGAKGRAGPPGLDGKVGPPGSRGEQGQPGPPGNKGPPGPPGPPGPAGPPGPPRATRSMSPIGQLSHPFGLVGQRNLPSTVIPKSNGCPPYWRKFKSKCYYFSTDPVEFEEGNNLCKIMSSNMIIINNQEEQQWVRKQINGINYYWIGLSDMVEHNVWRWVDGTVAQYTNWKQGQPDNWQEGRQTEDCAGLTSNALWNDFFCTDTYHVICEKSVDKDYLSG, translated from the exons TTGTACAGAGAATGGACATGGTGACTGAAGGAATGGAAACATCACAAAAAAGTTACACAGAAAAACTAACTGCCGTTGAGACTGACCTGAGAAAATTAG ATAACAAGTCTGGTATGAAAGATCAAAGTACCACTTCTGAGCTGTCCAAGTTCAAAACTGATATTCAATTCCTTCAGAATCAGCTTAATGACATTGCAGACAACGCCTCCAGAAACAAAGCTGCACTAGACAAATTACATGTGACTGAATTATCAATGACAACCAGCCAAAACTCCCTCAAAAACATGTTTGATGGCAACTCAAAATCCATCAGAGCCATCAACCAAACTTTATTGACCTACAGTAGATACATCAACAACCTGGAACAAAATACTGGTAAGCTGCAAAAGGACATACAACGACAGACCAAGTCTCAGAGCAGTACAGTAATTAATCTCAGTCAAATAAATCAGACGCAGATTCGACAAAGGGACTTGTTCAGTTCGCTGCAGAAATCTGTTGATGATACCAGTCAGGCAATTCAAAAGGTAAGGAATAGTTGGCAGGCTCTCCAGCAGACAGTGTTGCAAGCACAAAAAGATACTGACTGGTTAAAAGATAAGTTACAATACTTGCAGCTTCAAACAATTAACAACTCTATCCTGGTGACTGGTAATAATGAAACTTTGGAAGATATGAGAAATCAATTGAATTCTCTCAGTAGCCAAATGGAAAATATTAGCTTTATGGCTAATGTTCATGAAGAGAGTCTCAAGGATCTACATCAATATCAAAAAGCCCATGAAAACAAAACAGCTGCTAATTTTAAACAACTTGAAATACGCATGGATATCAATGAAAGAGACATTGGAACTATCATTGGTAATATCAGTTGGACTGTACAGCATCTTCGGACCCTGACAAACAACTTGAATGGGATTAAAACTACTTGTACCAATACATTGAGTCAGCATGAAGACAAGCTAGCCATCCTGACAACCAACATGGACAATGTACGCATGGATAGCTCGCTTATCAAAGCACAGCAAAGTCTGATGAAAACAAAGTTAGACATTGAGATTGGCAACTTATCCATGATAatggaagaaatgaaacttgtggatacaAAACATGCTCAGCTGATTCAAAACTTCACGATTCTTCAAG GTCCTCCTGGTGCAAGAGGTCCCAAAGGTGACAGAGGAGTACAAGGATCACCTGGCAATAGAGGACCAAAAGGACAAAAAGGTGACCTTGGAAAACAAGGACTTCCTGGATCAATTGGTCCAAAAGGTTCACGAGGTGCTCCAGGGAGTAAAGGGGAAAAGGGCAGTCAAGGATATAGAGGGCCTCCTGGCACGAGAGGTCAAAATGGGTCAAATGGAAGACCTGGTACACCTGGAGCCAAAGGGAGAGCCGGACCACCTGGTCTAGATGGCAAAGTGGGTCCTCCAGGATCACGGGGAGAACAAGGTCAACCAGGTCCTCCAGGAAATAAGGGCCCACCAGGACCACCAGGACCACCAGGGCCAGCAGGTCCACCAGGACCACCAAGGGCAACAAGATCAATGAGCCCTATTGGTCAATTAAGCCATCCCTTTGGCCTTGTGGGACAAAGAAATCTGCCTTCAACAGTCATTCCAAAATCAAATG gTTGTCCACCTTATTGGAGGAAGTTTAAGAGTAAATGTTATTATTTCTCCACTGATCCAGTTGAATTCGAAGAAGGAAATAATCTATGTAAAATTATGTCATCCAACATGATCATAATTAATAACCAAGAAGAACAG CAATGGGTGAGAAAGCAAATTAATGGAATAAATTACTACTGGATTGGGCTCTCAGATATGGTTGAGCATAATGTATGGAGATGGGTGGATGGAACTGTTGCACAATACAC AAACTGGAAACAAGGGCAGCCTGATAACTGGCAGGAAGGCAGACAAACAGAGGATTGTGCTGGTCTTACATCTAATGCATTATGGAATGACTTCTTCTGCACAGACACCTATCATGTGATTTGTGAGAAAAGTGTTGACAAAG ATTATCTTTCCGGGTGA